The following is a genomic window from Gigantopelta aegis isolate Gae_Host chromosome 5, Gae_host_genome, whole genome shotgun sequence.
CTATTTGACATTTGGaatcgtctctctctctctctctctctctctctctctctctctctctctctctctctctctctctctctctctctctctctctctctctctctctctctctctctctctctctctctctctctctctctctctctctctgtctctctctgtgtgtgtgtgtgtgtgtgtgtgtactctgtctctctctctctctctctgtctctctctctctctctctctctcccctctctctctctctctctctctatctgtctctctgtgtgtgtgtgtgtgtgtgtgtactctgtctctctctctctctctctctctctctctctctctctctctctctctctctctctctctctctctctctctctctgtctctctctctctctgtgtgggtgtgtgtgtactctgtatctctctttctctgcctgtctgtcttgtctgttcgtctgtctgtctgtctgtctgtctgtctctctctctctctctctctctctctctctctctctctcactctctctctctctctctctctctctctctctctctctctccctctctctctctgaccgAGACACATGTCATTATTTTGACTCTGGAAAATCACCTCTTCTGTATACATCTATAAGTGTAAGGTTACTACAAAGACTTCTATTTTTTCTAAAACCTAACCATtaaacccactatcctggaaaGATAGTCCACATACTTACGTTCCCAAGACAGCATGCTTAGATGATGTCGTGATTTATCTTTGTTCTAAAGAAGATTTTTATGCCATTCTACAATTACAATTCCTGgctgttgttaaaacaaaatctttagaaaagaagaaataaaatatctaCTCACTTAAAGAAGATGACAGCAGCCACAACAAGGAATATGAGGAACACTCCAGACACAGACACAGCTGCAATGAGACCTGGGCCAAACACTGATTCTGAAGAGGAATATCGAAATATTTCAGACTACTAGTAATTACAGTACCagtagtatattaaatattgtcgATATGTtctgaacagaacagaactttatttacactcagatcaccgtatattaaatattgtcgATAGGTtctgaacagaacagaactttatttacactcagatcACCATAGATTAAATGCTTTTGATAGGTTCTGAGCAGggcagaactttatttacactcagatcACCATAGATTAAATATTGTCGATAGGTtctgaacagaacagaactttatttacactcagatcACCATAGATTAAATACTGTTGATAGGTtctgaacagaacagaacagaactttatttacactcagatcACCATAGATTAAATATTGTCGATAGGTtctgaacagaacagaactttatttacactcagatcACCGTATATTAAATACCGTTGATAGGTTCTGAACAGAgcataactttatttacactctgatCACCATAGATTAAATATTGTCGATAGGTTCTGAACAGGGCAGAACTTAATTTACACTCAGATCACCATACAGTGATACATGGAGGTGATTTACAGACAGTTTGTGCAGctgtagtaaaacaaaaatagtataatcAAGTATAGAACAGTAAAAACtatcatatatttacaataattcaatatttatatttttcaaacaTATCTTTAAAGACAgagttaatatttataagatatttagttttttagatacagaaatagtttaatacacctgcaacaaaatatattttacagtataatacatatacagtaattCTAAATATCTACTTTTCAAAAGTATCtttaaatacagaattaatagtatcaataaaaatacatagtctttttttaataacagaTACTTTTGGAGAAATAAAGAATTGTTTCCATTGTATAGTGTTTGGCCTAATACTGTAATATTTACCTATGTATACTTTccttttattatcaaaatatggACACTAAAAAAGATAGTGAAATTCATCACCTAGATTGGTGTTACATAGAGGACATAGTCTATCTTTCCGTTCAACATTTTGCCATCTCCCAGTTTCGATAGGTTAGAAATGATTACTTGTTCGGAAGCGACTTAAAATAATCAGCATTTTATGAGGTAAATGAAGAAGATATTTTGAAATGACAATGCTGTCTTGAATACTCTATAAGAAATGCATTTGTTCATATCAAATagaggcatattttttttacccagatgaaactattattttttacaaccaacacactcacatttataaccaatcacaggacttgtggtgttcacttctctctcaaaagttcggtgcacctcgaactttgacccagccggaagttttttggtttagtactacctatactgataacatacatttttcaaaaatgtccacctatgtgtctttatgacaacccggatctggtgtattctgacataaaccgacaacctcactgaaactgttgtttctacagtgcaacctaatataatgcaCACCTcaaaaggcatatatattgcatacagttttgtacaaatgcaatatgttttacaataaaactcctgaagatatttacgtTCAGTTGGATGTGtttactcaggtatatatgtagagacaacaaagatagtcagagtacgtctacccctttaaagaattccattaaaacacatgcacttgattgacccctagattatgcaGACCGTAACAGATAAGAATCTAGATAAAAAgaatataatttgtactgtatctgtatttccaagtaagctgtgtttatatattaaaaacaattcactcattgatgtttattataaatactttaattaaaTAGGTCAAACTAGGGGGtccattgtttaataaataaaacaaaagctacaatttgtaaaaataatatatttttctatataattttttttttgtaatatgtctTTAACGCtgttaaaatgtaacattttgttcTGTACTTTCATAATATGAATATAATGTTTGACGTTAACTGTTaactaatttacaaaataactgtttttgttattaatcatATCAAATAAGACAATATCTttgctgaaattattttcaattcCTGCTTTCGATAGTATCAATGCTTTTACATTTTCCATATATTATGAACCTTTTCACATTTGAAACATAGATGTTGCAAGGTTTCTGGATGATTATCACAAAAGTTGCAAATATTAGAATCTATATAATGGATCATGTGTAATAATGTACAGTCCGCCTTTACAAGATGACCACCTGTCTTTGACGGCCACttccatgccccccccccccccaactcaatttacattatattttacatcTATATGACAACCACCTGctcaacgcggccagcggccactttttttaaccaaaaaaaGGTAAATGGATCTGTCTATGTTGGCCAAAAAATACAATTGGAAACCTGGCCGCAAAATTTAGTGACAGATTTCTTTGTTCTTTCGGTCactttgtttcttcttctttattatATAGGCGTGCATAAACACGTACGTTAGATATTTAGATGTTTAGTGAATTAATCTTTGTTAGTTTTAATATGTGAGCAATATCTTAATCTTCTGAATACTGAAGTTAACAAAACTCGGAAAACATAAAGAAGTGTTTGCTTAGATGTACTTAGCGGCAAACGGTAGATCAGTGAAGTTAGTGGTGTGTGCTATTGCTCCTAATTACCCTTATCCAATAACATCGGTTGTATCACCAAACACAGTTGTTCTGACAGAGTCTCCCCTAAAACAACCGGAGTTAAACATGTCAACTCTCGAAGTTATTAAACAtagctacatgtgtatttttCGACGTTAGTTTGTAGAATGCCTCCGAAAGTTCGTAAGCCGGTCGTCTTAACATTGAAACAGAGGATAGatgctatttaaaaaatcagAGAAAGATAAACTCAGTGCTAGATTAAATGCAGAACAATTTGGAGTGGGTAGAACTTAAAGTGATGGAATTCTGAAGAGAAAAGCAGATGTGTTTTCAGATTATGAAACCAAGCAGCCACCTGATAAAAAGAGACAGAGAAGAGTCACGGGCAACGAGGATATAAACATGCTGGCGTGGAAATGGTTCAATGATGCTACAGCTCGTAGACTAAATGACAACGGTCCGTTGATTAAGGAGAAGGCATTAGAATGTGCTGTGGATCTGAGTGTAGACAATTTCAAAGCATCAAATGGCTGGCTGAACCATTCAGGTGTAGACACAACATAGTTGTAGGTACATTGAGCGACGAGAGAGGTGATGTAAGTGACACGGCGGTTGAGGATTGGAAAACCAAATTGCCAGTAATGTGTCAGGAAAATACACATTAAATGTTGATCAGTAACTATGGTGcttcataatttaaaatgtgttctttgacattttgttttttattatataataaaaattggtGTAGGTACATGGTTTGTTtcggtttattttattagtatttagtATTAGGTCttagtacatgtagtagtagtggtagtaggaTTTAAAAGTTACATTAGTATTGCTACCTTATATGGACGGCCATACGCCTATGCTCGGCGATTTTTCAGTGGCCCCGTGAAGTGGCCGCCATAGAAGGTTGTTGGACCTGGATTAGTTGCAAGGATTTCTATGTAAAATTTCTATATTGAAACCAGGGATATAAAGTCGTCTATCTTTTACGTTATGACAACGGTTTTTTATAACATAATACTTTCCCATTTCTGTAGATCACATAATACTACACCTGCATTGGCCTTACTTTATTTGTGCGGTTTGGAGTTAAGGTTTGGGTGTTTAGGTATATTGACATATTATTTGCAGGCCACGTTTCTATTTTAACAACAAATGTCGAGCTCAAAAAGGGAAACAATTGgatgttttaacataataaaGGTGTTTTCGTAGGTCTTAGGTCGGGTGAGTgactataaaaaatatttaaaaccaattTATTAATGAAGGCATATTGTAAAAAACATTGtagttatttgatatttttgggTATGGACCTTCTTCATACACCATAAAAAATCTCCTAATTCATTTAATAGATCGCTTATAAACAATATACATTTCTCGATTGTATTTatgattagaaaaaaaaaggatttttgGCGAAAATAATTTTGCTGGTGTACCAGCTATTAGTACCTAGAAGGTCATCTATACTttgcggatttttttttttgtatttgtagcCAACTGTGTAGGGTATCTTTCcagaatacatttaatatttccttttgttttttcacCGTGAAATGGTCGCCGTATATAATCAAGTCAGCTGTGGATACGCGGATAATGTTGGGTTATTAAACTACGCTTCCGTTCTTCAGAACCTCCGttccagataaaaaaaaaaaaaaaatgtgtttagttgTTTTAGCAATGTTTTTCCTGGGTTAGGTAATGCTATAAATAGATGGGTTAGTTTGggcattattaaaaaatttaaaactgttCTTTTTCCTAATACGGTTAGTCTTCTAGTAgaccatatttttattaaattttgtatttccATGATTTTGAAGCGTAGTTTAGTTCAATAATTCTTCTCCATCAATGGTAATACCCTTAATATTAGGTGAATATCTAACAATTGTGCCAAGGATTTCGAGATTTAAATACGggacttgtttgttttgtttagttggtgtgttttttgtttgattttgtgtggccggggggggggggggggggacttctTGTGTTTGTTTCTATGctgtttctttgttgttaatTTGTGGGGATTTTAAGCTTTTCAGGGTGTAGATATTtggatttttgtttattccatTTTCATATTTCACTGACATATACAGAGGTAAACCCTTCATTGCCGGAACAAATCTGTATTACCCTAGCGTTGTATTACCCCTAAGCGTTGGGgaaattaaagtattatattttgaaACAGGCCATTCAGACCCATTCCACCAATACTAAAATAATACTATTAAAACCgaaaatctttatttaatttacaCTTTTATTCTTCCTCCCCTTTTTTTTGCccaatacccccaccccccccctttttggtgtgtgtgtgtgtgtgtggtatataCTTTGCGGATAttgtttttaagtttttaatGGATGTACATTTTGAGTACAATGTTTATTTCGTTTCCATTTCTCACAGATGGATACAAAGCTAAACACATGATTGCCGAACACAATTGATTTATGAACAAAAATACCATTAATTAAAGTGTGAAACGGGAAAATTGGGGATATACTTAAATCATTAAATCTTAAAACATGTACTCTATACTTGCCTAAAAATCTAATGCATGTTTATTACAAGCCATGCGAACATATAGCTGTGATgtaatattattcattataaaagAGCTACTCCATGGTTTACTGTTTTAGTTACCAATCACTGACCAAACCTAGACTGTCATTCAATcattatatctatataatatatctataatgatatatatatatatatatatatataattattatatatatatatatacatataattatatattatatacatatatatatatatagatctatatatatatctatatatatatatataatactatatatatattatatatatatatatatatatctaagatatatatatatctgtattacaccaacattaaaaaatattaatttaggaGGGAAATACTAAAGGAAATTTAAAATTGATGTAATTTCTATATTTTGGTTTAACCTTCTGCCAAAACAATTGGTTAAATCGGAAATTAGTAAAGTTGTTCGTAGCCACTTGCTGGCAATTTATATTTGGATTCAGCATaccttaaaaaattaataatacttttCTGCCAGATGTTACACAATCGTTTTCACGGTATCCGTCCTACTAAAGTAGTAAATGATATTAGCTGTTACCATTTAGCATTCGAACAGGGAAAATTCCAAGACATATGGAATCTTTCTACTAGAGAGTTCTCAGTACACGGGACGTGATAGGAGTTGCACACCAACATTCAGGTCAATAGTTCCAATGCAGATGTTGTCAAAGAAAATACCTTGTGGAAAATTACAGTATGACACAGTAATAATGGTGACTACGTGTTTTTTGAACGTACAGTTAGCTGGTAGTTGgcagaagaaaaacaataggTTGACTTCAATGATTTTGAATTATGAACCCATAAGCCTAAGAACCATCTTATCTTGCACCCATATCACATTTAAAATGCTgttgtttattaaataataattgtgtcGAAAGACtgagttatttaaatattacaaatatcaagCTAATTGAGTGGTGTGgtgagtgtgtgtatttatatgtgtgtgtgtgtgtgtgtgtgtgtgtgtgtgtatttgtttgcttttgttttggcTAGGGTTATATTttctttgtgtgttttttgtatgtcatgtttttgtgttttctatgttgttgttttttttgtagggGTACGGTAGGGCGTATCTAAAACATGTCCTGTATTAGTTGATACATATTAAATGATTGATgtttatgttgttattattattattattgttattattatttattattattaatatgtgttattatgtggattattattattcttttgttgttgttgttattaatatattgttaacTTGGGTTATTTGCGGCGCTATTTGAAGTACTTGTTGGTTTGTTGCGTGGTTGTCGTTGATGGTTTTTTGtactgttgttttttgttggtgtttttgtttattgtcaatTTTAGAGGTGGAACCACATTGATACAAAGGTAAACACTAATTGCTgaagaaaaaaactattattatcaCAGAAAATAAGACGGTTTTAAAATTAGCGTTGGGAATATCTAAATCATTATGTCTTTAAACATATACTCAAATATTGCAaaacactacatgtacatataagaAAAAAACTGGGTAATTTAGCTGCTACAAAAGCATCTCCCGTTCATCAGTGTATGTTTATCAATGCCACGTAATATATAAGTGGGGTctgatattttcattaaaaagcTACTCCACTGTGTATTGTTTTAGTCACCAATCATTTCTTTCTCCTTGTTGCTTATTTTCGATCTTATATCTaaataaggttcaaacacgaGGTCATGGGCacgcacacatctcagctatctgggctgtctggtcaggacagtaggttagtgcatagtgagagagaagagggtttagtggtcttacatctactcATTCTggtgttaaaactcgctctgggtgggatctGGTACTGTGCTGtgtacccaatacctaccagccttatgtccgattgcttaaccacgacaccaccgaggccggtcacaaatCATTGATGAAATCTCGCCAGTCAATAATGATACACTTTATATTTTCTCAAAATGATGTTAAGTACAAGTGTGTTTAAACTATTGgaaaacacacacatagacagacagaccaacTATTACAGATGAGACTATAAAACCATtgttcatttaaaaacaattattggcAAACATCGTGCTAACACATGGAAAAATGGACAAAAACAGACACCTCAGGAAAGGCGGCTACAACGATAGACAGTCAGAAATAGATTTTCACGAACAAAATCGGATAATCTCGTTACCTGGACATTTGATGTTTATATTACAGGACACTGTTGAGATACGTTTGTTTCTGTTCCACAGTCTTTGCCGCCGTTTGTTGGGAGCTGGGTTAGTTGCCACGTTTCGTATCTGATATCTTCTTTGAGATCCCACGCCAACACGTGACACTACAGACACCTAGCTGATCGTAGCCCCAACGGCCTCCAAGCCTCCGTTTGACAACGATAAAATTCAAATGAAATATCTCTGACACAAGGTTGTTGGGAATTAGACGAGTGTATTATCAATGGCAGTCTTGTGGTTGTGTCCTCATTTCAACTTCGGTGGGATGGAGACTCACTACTAGAGTGCTTCGCCATTGGAATGAAAAAGGGGGTCACGTTCAAAGTTAGCATTACAAAGTATTCAATTTAGGAGAGAATACGAAAGGAATTTCAAAATTCGGATTGTAATGCCTATAATTTTGTTGAACCCTTCTGCAAACAATTGTAATTCGGAATTAGTCAAAGGGTTAGTATCACTTGCTTGCATTTATCATTTGGATTCATACATACCTTAAAACACTTAGTAATACATTCGCCAGATTACACATCGTTTTTCACGTATCCGTCATCTCCTAAGCATTCATATTAAGCTGGTACATAAATGCCCCCCAACAGGGAATATAATTCAAGACATATGGAATCTTTCTACTAGAGAGTTATCATTACACCGCGACGTGATAGGATAGTGTTACCATTTAGTGCCTCAACAGGGAAAATATCCAGACATAGGGCAATCTTTTCTTACTAGAGAGGTATCTAATTACACGCGACGTGATAGGATAGATGTTACATTTAGTGCCTACCAGGGGACaattcaggaacatttttatggAAATCTTTCTATAGAGAGTTCCATTACCACGGCAACTTGATTGGATTGCACACCCAACATTCAGGTCCACACTTCAATGCAGATGTTGGCAAAGAATACATTGTGTGAGAAATGGCATATGACAAGTAATAAGTgactacgttttttttttaaaaacttaaacaCGTTACCTGGTAAGGTGGCATAAGAAAAACAATAAGGTGGATCGGCAATGGTTTGGAATTATCAACCATAAGCCTAAGTACCATATGTCTTGGACCATATCCACACTTAAAAATGCTGCGTTATAAGAATAGTAAACTCGTAATAGTGCCAAAAAGGactgggttatttaaatattacaatatcatgacctttgatggtgaggtgtggtggtgtgtgtttttgtgtctctcttctctctctctctcctcttNNNNNNNNNNNNNNNNNNNNNNNNNNNNNNNNNNNNNNNNNNNNNNNNNNNNNNNNNNNNNNNNNNNNNNNNNNNNNNNNNNNNNNNNNNNNNNNNNNNNNNNNNNNNNNNNNNNNNNNNNNNNNNNNNNNNNNNNNNNNNNNNNNNNNNNNNNNNNNNNNNNNNNNNNNNNNNNNNNNNNNNNNNNNNNNNNNNNNNNNATAATAATTCGATAACAACTAAATTAAACCATTGTTAAACTCGTTTCACCTGTGACTCCCTGGATGGACGAGCGACCCTAAGCACTCGACCTCGACTATGCACTCCACCCCGGGGGGCCAACGACGAGAGGTAACAACATGatactttaattaattaaactagATGTTTTATAGACATAAatgttctttatttttcttgtaAATAAACATTCAATATACTAAAAGGGCAGTATCAACACTATCGTGGCATTGAAGTGGACCCCGTCAGCCAAAAATCCTCTGGATAGCGAGTAGACAGAGGCACCAGACCGCGCCCTATGGCCCTTTTCAATCCACGATTCACGGCGTTTCTTACAGTATTGAACTGAGCTATGGTCATCTCGGGGGACTTCCCAAAATTGCCCTGGCGACAAATCTCTATCACGCATACTCCACGCCTCCGGATAACAATCGTTGACGTGGTCCTTAGAGCCGGTATCCGGTTCAATATCATTTCCACCAAGGTGAACTATCACCAAAGATGGATTATAAGTCGCCACTGCCCGGATCACCTCCTCCGGTATGTGATCAGATCGAATACATAACTGTTAATTAACTTCACGATTGTTGCCTTTGCGCTTGCACCATGTACTACCGATAACAAGTTCTATTATAGCCATACAAGGTGAGTCACTTAGGGTCCCAGAAGAAGGGAATGATACGAAACCAGACAATCAGCTTCACAGACAACCGGATAGATAACCAGTAAGGTTACTTAGTAAAACACCATTCATGTTATCAACAATTGCCAACATAGTTAAAACTTTAAGGGAGCGGGAATCGAAATTTGACTTAGTTCATGTATACAGTTATTGACATATTATTCTTTCTGTCTTTAGTCGACTCCCTCcctaaatagatactttttaTTAGCAACCAAATTAAGAATTctaagcactaggctttttaacaAATACTCACACTATACGGGTAAAAACCTTCAAACTAGATAGCTAGGTTAGTATAATTCCCCCCTTTCCTTGTATTTCATTGTAATCcaaggatggggggggggggggatgggtggcTTTGGATTGCCGTTGATTACACTAGAATAGGAACAATcttaacaccaaactaggattTACAAACAGACAGCATGCACAACCGCAACAGTacatagggtgcattgactaatgcaCTCGCCCCCAtgtaatggcccagcacgtactatAATAAAGAGCTGGGCAAAATAATACCAGACTACCCTATCCCACCCCCAATCTACACAATTGCACGGGTCttccctgggttgtcatgccacgaccagaagcggtcagaccctttttaagggccctatggtcaacctagggagacaccacagcatcacagacgtataattaacgagctactcttgattcactaatgtcaacctagcgagacaccacagcatcatagaggtctaattaacgagctactctcgattcactaatgtcaacctagggagacaccacagcatcatagaggtctaattaacgagctactctcgattcactaatgtcaacctagggagaccccacagcatcatagaggtctaattaacgagctactctcgattcaaaatgtcaaaacctatactagctttggaactttctttttgaccgactGTTCAAAATTGCCCCTGCGCATGctataacctcaccgtggtgcaggggtgtaacatttttttcgagaatggccaatagagcacaaaattgaagttttgagtaaaattcagtatctatctgtgatatttgtttctgcacagttctttacactgtttttgtttaaatcttgaatttttatattgatgttgatcatcacttgaTTCATTTGCATTACCATACTTTGACccccaatggccgatgtatttttcgtgctagggtgccattaaacattcattcattcaaaattgcgcccattACCTCAACCAAATTTGCGcactttttctctttggcataattCTTTGCGCCATCAAAAATTCTGTAGCACCATCATCCCCacccccgcctgttaccgacctttgtcgggctgctggtgctcccttgcacctgccagtacaGGCGATCCCTCCTCTCCCCGCCCCCCaaactttcctgtcctggatgctgttgtttattaataataataactattactagtggaaaaaagttcctgtgcatggTAAAAAGTTGAATAAATCATAATCGCAAGTTGTAAACTAATAACATTTTCAGGAGACATTATATTCAAAAGTTTATCATCGATATTGCAATCGCACGTGTTGTTCATGTGCCGCACGTGCACGATTCGTAACCTGATTTGTTGATCACGTGGTACAGGTGCACTTGTCCTTGTTCATTTTGCAACGGAAAACGGTAGAAGACAAAACCACTGCCTAGAAAAACAACTTTGATTAACTCTAAACGGCGTTGACGTCATGCCACGGCAATCTGAATTTGAACGTCACCGCCCAGTCGGAATGCTCGAAACTGGAATGGCGCACAACGAGGTCGCAAGACGTTTTGGCGTGCATCGAAACACGATACAACATTTGTTGCGACGTTAACAACAGCAGAGCAACACCAGAGACAGACCACGTTCAGGTCGCccgcgtgtgacgtcacaagcACAGGACAACCATATTCGGGTAACACATCTTCTGAATCGATTTCGGGCGGCAACCTTTACAGCCAGAACCATCCCTGGGTTAAAAGTAATCAGTGCCAGGAGAGTTC
Proteins encoded in this region:
- the LOC121373132 gene encoding uncharacterized protein LOC121373132, with protein sequence MILNRIPALRTTSTIVIRRRGVCVIEICRQGNFGKSPEMTIAQFNTVSVVSRVGVGSQRRYQIRNVATNPAPNKRRQRLWNRNKRISTVSCNINIKCPESVFGPGLIAAVSVSGVFLIFLVVAAVIFFKLRRIIGKKKSEINEQPVSPNVSDVTWPETAESSAEHLYEITSSRSPEHLYDMPETQMMLPVMAHT